A genome region from Dolichospermum compactum NIES-806 includes the following:
- a CDS encoding AAA-like domain-containing protein, with translation MQENITLPGDPLPFNSIFYIERPPIESDAYTELVKPGSLIRIKAPRQMGKSSLMLQLIHQAQIHEYSVVTIDFKLVDTQTFLSLNNFLRWFCVNVARQLSLASHLDDYWDEEIGRSVEC, from the coding sequence ATGCAGGAAAATATTACTTTACCAGGTGATCCACTACCATTCAATTCCATATTTTATATTGAACGCCCTCCCATTGAAAGTGATGCTTATACAGAATTAGTCAAACCAGGGAGTTTGATTCGGATTAAAGCACCTCGACAAATGGGCAAAAGTTCTTTAATGTTACAGCTAATTCACCAAGCTCAAATACATGAATATTCCGTAGTTACTATAGACTTTAAACTAGTAGATACCCAAACTTTTTTGAGCCTGAATAATTTTTTACGCTGGTTTTGTGTAAATGTAGCTCGGCAGTTGTCACTTGCATCACATTTAGATGATTATTGGGATGAGGAAATTGGCAGAAGTGTTGAATGTTAG
- the dcm gene encoding DNA (cytosine-5-)-methyltransferase gives MIKFIDLFSGTGGFRLAIEKICDNYKINSQCVFSSDIDINAQKIYSENFGETPIGDITKIDENDIPDHDILLGGFPCQPFSICGELKGFEDTRGTLFFDIARIIKNKQPSAFILENVKQLQGHQQGQTLKIIINTLKELGYYTDYKILNALNFGLPQKRERILIVGLKNQNHYHNFNWPLIKMPMQPLSEILEKSVSEFYYASEKIRQNRLQKVKPEQKYEQPTIWHENKSGNISIHPYSCALRAGASYNYLLVNGERRLTAREMLRLQGFPESYKIVGSYQTMRKLTGNAIAIPCVATVIDSVIKTIY, from the coding sequence ATGATCAAATTTATAGACTTATTTAGTGGTACAGGTGGATTTAGATTAGCAATTGAAAAGATTTGTGATAATTATAAAATTAATTCTCAATGTGTTTTTTCCAGTGATATTGATATAAATGCCCAAAAAATCTATTCAGAAAACTTTGGAGAAACACCCATAGGAGATATTACCAAAATTGACGAAAATGATATTCCTGACCATGACATATTATTAGGTGGTTTTCCTTGTCAACCCTTTAGCATTTGTGGAGAACTAAAAGGATTTGAAGATACCAGAGGAACATTATTTTTTGATATTGCCAGAATTATTAAAAATAAACAACCGTCAGCCTTTATATTAGAAAATGTCAAACAATTACAAGGACATCAACAGGGGCAAACATTAAAAATAATTATTAATACATTAAAAGAATTAGGCTATTATACAGATTATAAAATTCTCAATGCTCTTAATTTCGGTTTACCACAAAAACGAGAAAGAATTTTAATCGTCGGCTTAAAAAATCAAAATCATTACCATAACTTTAATTGGCCATTAATCAAAATGCCCATGCAGCCTTTATCAGAAATATTAGAAAAATCTGTTTCTGAATTTTATTATGCTTCCGAAAAAATTCGCCAAAATCGGTTACAAAAAGTCAAACCTGAGCAAAAATATGAGCAACCAACAATATGGCATGAAAATAAATCTGGTAATATTAGTATACATCCTTATTCCTGTGCTTTGAGGGCAGGAGCATCTTATAATTATTTATTAGTCAACGGCGAAAGAAGATTAACCGCAAGAGAAATGTTGAGATTGCAAGGTTTTCCAGAATCTTATAAAATAGTAGGCAGCTATCAAACCATGCGAAAATTAACTGGTAATGCGATCGCAATTCCTTGTGTTGCTACTGTGATTGATTCTGTAATTAAGACAATATATTGA
- a CDS encoding histidinol-phosphate transaminase — MTNLKFIRSDLSQLNAYKAHPGSDSAEPVAVQFDRLDTNESPLDLPPEIKEKLAWTYQQVIETNRYPDGGHETLKNAISQYVNESANLENSTFTAANISVGNGSDELIRSLLIATCLGGEGSILVANPTFSMYGILAQTLGIPVVTVGRNHSNFETDLAAAKSAISQTQNPPIRVVFVVHPNSPTANSLTAAELEWLKSLPEEILVVIDEAYFEFSQTTLGGELLQHPNWIILRTFSKAFRLAAMRVGYCIAHPDAIAILEKVRLPYNLPSFSIAAALVALENRQLLLESIPQILSERTKMITALSAHPTLEITPSSTNFIYLRIKTDDSKLSTTVLTNLNQKLRNQGTLIRLLPNGLRITIGTPAENTRTLERIQAFL; from the coding sequence ATGACAAATCTTAAATTTATTCGTTCCGATTTATCCCAACTTAACGCTTATAAAGCTCATCCTGGTAGCGATAGTGCTGAACCAGTCGCCGTCCAATTTGACAGATTAGATACTAATGAAAGTCCCTTGGATTTACCACCGGAAATCAAAGAAAAATTAGCCTGGACTTATCAGCAAGTTATTGAAACTAATCGTTATCCTGATGGTGGACACGAGACTCTAAAAAATGCCATTTCCCAATATGTAAATGAATCAGCAAATCTAGAAAATTCAACTTTCACCGCTGCGAATATTTCCGTCGGTAATGGTTCAGATGAATTAATTAGATCCCTATTAATTGCCACCTGTTTAGGGGGAGAAGGTTCTATATTAGTCGCCAATCCTACCTTTTCCATGTATGGAATTTTAGCCCAGACTTTAGGCATTCCTGTAGTTACAGTAGGCAGAAATCACAGCAACTTTGAAACTGATTTAGCAGCCGCAAAATCTGCCATTTCCCAAACACAAAATCCGCCCATTCGCGTCGTTTTTGTCGTTCACCCCAATTCCCCCACCGCTAATTCCTTAACAGCAGCGGAACTGGAATGGTTAAAAAGTTTACCAGAAGAAATTTTAGTAGTTATTGATGAAGCTTACTTTGAATTTAGTCAAACCACCTTAGGCGGAGAATTATTACAACATCCTAACTGGATAATATTACGCACCTTTTCTAAAGCCTTTCGTCTGGCTGCCATGCGTGTAGGTTATTGTATCGCTCATCCAGATGCGATCGCCATTTTAGAAAAAGTTCGTCTTCCTTACAATCTTCCCAGCTTTTCTATCGCCGCCGCCCTCGTAGCCTTAGAAAATCGGCAACTTTTGCTAGAGTCAATCCCCCAAATCCTCAGCGAAAGAACCAAAATGATCACAGCCTTATCCGCACATCCAACCCTGGAAATTACACCCAGCAGCACCAACTTTATTTACTTGCGGATTAAAACCGATGACTCTAAATTATCAACCACCGTTTTAACAAATCTCAACCAAAAGCTGAGAAATCAAGGGACTCTGATTAGACTTTTACCCAATGGCTTAAGAATCACTATCGGTACACCCGCAGAAAACACCCGCACCCTGGAGCGAATACAAGCATTTTTGTAA
- a CDS encoding energy transducer TonB codes for MSLSSITIEQREKETEALKTFLVFSFIGSLALHIGLLALAINKFFFKVPEVTNKPIEVTILETLPQKIIQPPVEMKSLPKINSGGGNEGGKISIPTKTTIISKIKSSVAPVSKQPQAKNTDNFISKQSPMLTSPKTAITPNSIKNNFIANTIPEPVIATTPTEIKPIQKLDENSNTLASIQPQAETKPTEIPFKSETQPNISSHNIPSNSTTSTDVSQNRTILNNLGDHRWRNILGKDSGNGIGNSSGNGIGNSFGNGVENTARPENTPVATAPKPPIENSSKLNRADCLQCQIKYPERARRRGAEGNPEVAIDTDNNGNVTRVRLIRSSGDSELDEAAQKAAQEWKLTPTEAGREGVRASVNFAIKGSNRHRKLQERQIEKRREAIKKIIEQEASSSTPIESPPRNRRKTNPIITDVPSENTTRRQQESAPSKSKPVSLPRQRVEPEQPKQTEESPARRGSVQPVKSDIGNQSNEGRTERVQKSQRRLAEVLRRRQKSADSPPAESPAQLEPVTTSPTESTSE; via the coding sequence ATGAGTTTATCAAGCATCACTATAGAACAGCGGGAAAAAGAAACTGAAGCCTTAAAGACTTTCCTGGTCTTTAGTTTTATTGGCTCACTAGCATTACATATTGGACTACTAGCTTTAGCTATTAATAAGTTTTTCTTCAAAGTACCTGAAGTTACAAATAAACCCATTGAAGTAACAATTTTAGAAACTCTCCCTCAGAAAATAATCCAACCACCAGTAGAGATGAAATCCCTACCAAAAATAAATTCTGGTGGTGGAAATGAAGGCGGCAAAATTTCCATACCAACAAAAACAACGATCATTAGTAAAATCAAGTCTTCTGTTGCACCTGTAAGCAAACAGCCTCAAGCAAAAAATACTGATAACTTTATTAGTAAACAATCCCCAATGCTCACGTCTCCTAAAACTGCAATCACACCAAATTCTATAAAAAATAACTTCATAGCAAACACAATTCCTGAACCAGTAATAGCAACAACTCCGACAGAAATCAAACCAATCCAAAAATTAGATGAAAATTCAAATACCCTAGCATCTATTCAACCCCAGGCAGAAACGAAACCTACAGAAATCCCATTCAAGTCAGAAACTCAACCCAATATTAGTTCTCATAATATCCCTAGCAATTCCACGACTTCCACAGATGTTTCGCAGAATAGAACTATTTTAAATAATTTAGGTGATCATCGCTGGAGAAATATTTTAGGTAAAGATTCTGGTAATGGTATTGGAAACAGTTCTGGTAATGGTATTGGAAACAGTTTTGGTAACGGTGTGGAAAACACAGCAAGGCCAGAAAATACACCAGTAGCTACCGCACCCAAACCTCCCATCGAAAACAGTTCTAAATTGAATCGTGCGGATTGTCTACAGTGTCAAATTAAGTATCCAGAGAGAGCCAGACGACGGGGCGCAGAAGGAAATCCAGAAGTTGCTATTGATACTGATAATAATGGTAATGTTACGAGGGTGCGGTTAATCCGTTCCAGTGGTGATAGTGAACTAGATGAAGCTGCTCAAAAAGCTGCTCAAGAGTGGAAATTAACACCCACAGAAGCAGGAAGAGAAGGAGTAAGAGCCTCAGTTAACTTTGCTATTAAAGGATCAAATCGTCACCGTAAACTTCAAGAACGCCAAATAGAAAAACGGCGAGAAGCCATTAAGAAAATAATTGAACAAGAAGCTTCTAGTTCCACTCCCATAGAATCACCTCCACGCAATCGAAGAAAAACAAATCCTATTATTACTGATGTCCCCTCCGAAAATACAACTAGACGGCAACAAGAATCTGCACCCTCCAAAAGTAAACCAGTTTCACTACCTCGTCAGCGTGTTGAACCTGAACAACCCAAGCAAACAGAAGAATCTCCAGCCCGTCGCGGTTCAGTTCAGCCCGTAAAATCTGACATAGGTAATCAATCTAACGAAGGTAGAACCGAAAGAGTACAAAAAAGTCAGAGACGCTTAGCAGAAGTCCTCCGTCGTCGTCAAAAGTCTGCTGACTCACCACCAGCAGAATCTCCCGCACAACTAGAACCTGTGACTACATCACCAACTGAGTCTACTAGTGAATAG
- a CDS encoding WD40 domain-containing protein encodes MNTYTYQVGGSLINNAPSYVERQADIEIYNALKKGEFCYVLNCRQMGKSSLLVRTKHHLEKDGLKCTTVDMTNIGGENITPSQWYKGIIADLCRGFKLLGKFNLKSWWQTGDDISLVQNLSRFISELLTQLPDEKLIIFIDEIDSILSLNFPVDDFFALIRYCYNQRAIDPEYQRLTFAIFGVATPSDLIQDVKRTPFNIGQAIELKGFQIEEVDSLIRGLEVVIPNSYPVMKKILGWTGGQPFLTQKLCNLISNFNTSNYHINFAKGYEEFWLDNIVNEYIIQNWESQDEPEHLRTIRDRLLYNQQLVSRLLGIYQQILQGIEVKSDDSREQIELLLSGLVIKQAGLLTFKNRIYAQVFNLDWVERQLANLRPYSQTFDAWLTSQQTDESRLLRGQALADAQAWAWDKSLTNLDNQFLARSSELERQEQQLVLVAERAKNMEIQLLEQHKNAKLQKFLLAVISTAFLTSVSLGGMAFWLYRQSLQNEKLAKISEIKALVSSANGRFKSHQELEALMDAIKAKRELKKLNINYPELDQLTDNVLRKASYGAQERNRLSGQNVSLVWDLAWSPDGQKMAITNRDEVSLWNKNGQLIRTFKGHHATVSTVAFSPDGKMIASGSLDKTVKFWSLQGQELKTISVNAEVKSIALSLDGQLLAIGMNDGNLGLWNLATRKLTIIKAHPLTIYKVLFTPDSKKLVTGSFDGKAILWSRDGKKLVSFNHGQDAVRGLAISPNGKLLAIGGNNKKIEIWNLNGKKISNFQGQHSVIAIAFSADSQTIAAASWDKVVKIWTIDGKDLLTLEGHQQAIWAIAWSPDGKILATGSLDNSVKFWQLQNPLLTVLRGHQLNLTQAAISHNGKIIATTGWDYVINIWQRHGKLLKSLKGHQNGITSLVFSPDSQYLATGSYDRTIKIWNIDGTLIDILSGHTAGIDNIALSPDGQLLASVSFDQTLRLWQRDYKKPFSFRWQKTIQAHKEPIVSVEFSPDGQVIATASYDKTVRLWNREGKLLNTLKGHNGQVFDVTFSPDGKLIASLSDDRTIKLWQINGNLLKTLVTSKVGLNKIKFSPDGKMIAAASDENTINLWDLDGKPIITLFGHRAVVSSLTFSADRKSLVSVSGDRTAIIWNLPQIFATNELDYACNWVKDYLQNNQELENLGKNNSPQEKHSDRHLCDR; translated from the coding sequence ATGAATACTTATACATATCAAGTCGGTGGTAGCCTCATAAATAATGCTCCTAGTTATGTAGAAAGACAGGCAGATATAGAAATATATAACGCTTTAAAAAAGGGTGAGTTTTGTTATGTTCTTAACTGTCGTCAAATGGGTAAATCATCCCTACTAGTAAGAACTAAACATCATTTAGAAAAAGATGGATTGAAATGTACAACTGTTGATATGACGAATATTGGCGGTGAGAATATTACTCCAAGTCAATGGTATAAGGGAATAATCGCTGATTTATGCCGAGGATTTAAACTTTTAGGAAAATTCAATTTAAAATCATGGTGGCAAACAGGAGATGATATTTCCTTGGTCCAAAACTTAAGTCGGTTTATTTCTGAATTACTAACTCAACTTCCAGACGAAAAGCTAATTATTTTTATAGATGAAATTGATAGTATCCTCAGCTTGAATTTTCCGGTAGATGATTTTTTTGCATTAATTAGATACTGCTATAATCAAAGAGCCATAGATCCCGAATATCAAAGATTGACATTTGCCATTTTTGGAGTAGCTACTCCATCAGATTTAATTCAAGATGTAAAAAGAACACCTTTTAATATTGGTCAAGCTATTGAGTTAAAAGGATTTCAAATAGAAGAAGTGGATTCTTTAATTAGAGGATTAGAAGTAGTAATACCTAATTCGTACCCAGTAATGAAAAAAATTTTAGGTTGGACAGGGGGACAGCCTTTTTTAACCCAAAAGTTATGTAATCTCATCAGTAATTTTAACACAAGTAATTATCATATAAATTTTGCTAAAGGTTATGAAGAATTTTGGTTAGATAATATTGTAAATGAATATATTATTCAAAATTGGGAATCTCAAGACGAACCAGAACATTTAAGAACTATCCGAGATCGACTACTTTATAATCAACAGCTTGTCAGCAGATTATTGGGAATTTACCAGCAAATTTTGCAAGGTATAGAAGTTAAATCTGATGATAGTAGAGAACAAATAGAATTATTGCTATCAGGTTTAGTTATTAAACAAGCAGGATTATTAACGTTTAAAAATCGCATCTATGCCCAAGTATTTAATTTGGATTGGGTAGAAAGACAATTAGCTAATTTACGTCCTTACTCGCAAACATTTGATGCGTGGTTAACTTCTCAACAAACTGATGAATCTCGTTTATTAAGAGGACAAGCACTAGCAGATGCTCAAGCTTGGGCTTGGGATAAAAGTTTAACAAATTTAGACAATCAATTTTTAGCTAGAAGTTCAGAATTAGAACGCCAAGAACAACAGCTTGTTTTAGTAGCAGAAAGAGCTAAAAATATGGAAATTCAACTACTTGAACAACACAAAAATGCTAAATTACAAAAATTTTTGTTGGCCGTAATTAGCACAGCTTTTCTAACTTCTGTCAGTTTAGGAGGAATGGCTTTCTGGTTATATCGTCAATCTCTCCAGAATGAAAAATTAGCAAAAATTAGTGAAATTAAAGCCTTAGTATCTTCTGCCAATGGTCGCTTTAAGTCTCATCAAGAATTAGAAGCATTGATGGATGCTATTAAAGCAAAAAGAGAATTAAAAAAATTAAATATTAATTATCCTGAACTGGATCAACTAACTGATAATGTTCTTCGTAAAGCCAGTTATGGAGCGCAAGAACGTAATCGCTTATCAGGTCAGAATGTTAGTTTGGTTTGGGATTTAGCCTGGAGTCCTGATGGACAAAAGATGGCAATTACTAATCGAGATGAAGTTTCATTATGGAATAAAAATGGCCAATTAATTCGGACTTTTAAAGGTCATCATGCCACAGTTTCCACAGTTGCTTTTAGTCCTGATGGCAAAATGATTGCTTCAGGTAGTCTTGATAAAACTGTCAAGTTTTGGTCATTGCAGGGGCAAGAGTTGAAAACTATCTCTGTTAATGCAGAAGTTAAAAGTATAGCTTTAAGTCTTGATGGTCAACTTTTAGCAATTGGCATGAATGATGGTAATTTAGGATTGTGGAATTTAGCAACAAGAAAACTCACTATCATTAAGGCTCATCCATTAACTATTTATAAAGTTCTCTTTACTCCCGATAGTAAAAAATTAGTAACAGGTAGTTTTGATGGTAAAGCAATTCTGTGGAGTCGAGACGGGAAAAAATTAGTTAGTTTTAATCATGGTCAAGATGCTGTGCGTGGTTTAGCAATTTCTCCTAATGGTAAGCTGTTGGCTATAGGTGGTAATAATAAAAAAATAGAAATTTGGAATCTTAATGGTAAAAAAATCAGTAATTTTCAGGGGCAACATTCAGTAATAGCGATCGCTTTCAGTGCTGATAGTCAAACTATTGCGGCTGCCAGTTGGGATAAAGTAGTGAAAATATGGACTATAGACGGTAAGGATTTACTAACTTTAGAAGGACATCAACAGGCAATTTGGGCGATCGCTTGGAGTCCTGATGGTAAAATTCTGGCTACAGGTAGTTTAGATAATAGTGTCAAATTTTGGCAATTACAAAATCCTTTACTCACAGTTTTAAGAGGCCATCAACTCAACTTAACACAAGCTGCTATCAGTCATAACGGTAAAATTATTGCTACTACAGGTTGGGATTATGTCATCAATATTTGGCAGCGTCATGGCAAATTACTCAAAAGTTTAAAAGGACATCAAAATGGCATTACCTCACTTGTCTTTAGTCCTGATAGCCAATATTTAGCAACTGGTAGTTATGATAGAACCATCAAAATCTGGAACATAGACGGCACTCTCATAGATATTCTTTCAGGACATACAGCGGGGATTGATAATATTGCTTTGAGTCCTGATGGTCAACTTCTCGCTTCCGTTAGTTTTGATCAAACCCTCCGACTTTGGCAACGAGATTACAAAAAACCCTTTAGTTTTCGCTGGCAAAAAACTATCCAAGCACATAAAGAGCCTATTGTTAGTGTAGAATTTAGTCCTGATGGTCAAGTAATAGCAACTGCCAGTTATGATAAAACAGTTCGTCTATGGAATAGAGAGGGTAAACTCCTCAACACCTTAAAAGGACATAACGGCCAAGTGTTTGATGTCACCTTTAGTCCTGATGGTAAATTAATTGCATCGTTAAGTGATGATCGAACTATCAAATTATGGCAAATCAATGGCAACTTATTAAAAACATTAGTAACTTCCAAAGTTGGATTGAACAAAATCAAATTTAGTCCAGATGGAAAAATGATAGCTGCTGCTAGTGACGAAAACACAATCAATCTTTGGGATCTTGATGGTAAGCCAATTATTACCCTATTTGGTCATCGGGCGGTAGTATCTTCTTTAACTTTCAGTGCTGATAGAAAAAGTTTAGTATCCGTGAGTGGCGATCGCACTGCTATTATCTGGAATTTACCCCAAATCTTTGCCACGAATGAATTAGATTATGCTTGTAACTGGGTAAAAGATTACTTACAGAATAATCAGGAATTAGAAAATTTAGGAAAAAATAATTCCCCCCAAGAGAAGCATTCTGATCGCCATTTGTGCGATCGTTAG
- the petJ gene encoding cytochrome c6 PetJ, protein MKKIIPVLLLGIAIFTFAFSSPALAADAGSGAAIFKANCASCHAGGKNLVNAAKTLKKADLEKYGMYSAEAIIAQVTKGKGAMPAFSRRLKPAQIEDVAAYVLQQADNGWEK, encoded by the coding sequence ATGAAAAAAATAATCCCAGTATTATTATTAGGCATAGCTATCTTCACCTTTGCCTTCAGTAGTCCCGCTTTAGCCGCTGACGCTGGTAGTGGCGCGGCAATATTTAAGGCTAATTGTGCTTCTTGTCACGCGGGTGGTAAAAATTTAGTTAATGCTGCCAAAACCCTGAAAAAAGCAGATTTGGAAAAGTACGGTATGTATTCAGCAGAAGCCATTATTGCTCAAGTTACTAAGGGTAAAGGCGCAATGCCAGCTTTTAGTAGGAGGTTAAAACCAGCACAAATAGAAGATGTAGCTGCTTATGTCCTACAACAAGCTGATAATGGCTGGGAAAAGTAA
- a CDS encoding YqiA/YcfP family alpha/beta fold hydrolase: protein MNYLYLHGFASSPNSAKAQNIQQRLSQHHIPISIPDLNSGGFTHLTITRQIQQIAAHLPANSQPVTLIGSSLGGLISAHLAQQHLQVQRLILLAPAFGFLSHWLPKLGIRLKLWQLMKYMMIYHYGYQKSLPLHYNFVTDAKQYSEDLLQRPLPTLILHGKHDEVIPIQASRTFAISRPWVKLIEFNSDHSLGNVSDEIWQAIYSFCQLS, encoded by the coding sequence ATGAATTATCTTTATCTTCACGGTTTCGCTTCCAGTCCAAATTCAGCAAAAGCCCAAAACATTCAACAAAGATTATCACAACACCACATCCCAATATCTATCCCTGACCTAAACAGTGGCGGATTTACTCACTTAACCATCACTCGACAAATTCAACAAATTGCGGCTCATCTTCCTGCAAATTCCCAACCTGTAACCCTCATTGGTTCTAGCTTAGGTGGTTTGATATCTGCCCATTTAGCACAACAACATTTACAAGTACAACGCCTAATATTATTAGCGCCAGCTTTCGGTTTTTTATCCCACTGGTTGCCAAAATTAGGCATAAGATTAAAATTATGGCAATTAATGAAATATATGATGATTTATCATTATGGCTATCAAAAATCACTGCCTCTACATTATAATTTTGTTACCGATGCTAAACAATATTCAGAAGATTTATTACAACGTCCCCTTCCCACCTTGATTTTACATGGTAAACATGATGAAGTAATCCCCATCCAAGCTAGTCGCACTTTTGCTATTTCCCGTCCCTGGGTAAAATTAATAGAATTTAATAGTGATCATAGCTTAGGCAATGTCAGCGATGAAATTTGGCAAGCAATTTATTCATTTTGTCAATTATCATAA
- a CDS encoding AAA-like domain-containing protein, producing the protein MKNSTYRLSLFQYVKFYYAIQHFWEIGSKVSASIYFDSYLLEQIKSPLVLILNEVDYVFQHQQIAQDFSLLLRSWHEQGKQTLAWQKVRLVLLHSTEVYIPLNINQSPFNVGLSLKLPEFTIEQVTELARRYKLDCCDIQSVENLMYWVGGQPYLIHQALYYIHQQKISLEELLDNCTNGKCIYSGYLRNILNILLQDAELSQAYNQVVNSPNSNINLSANLVYKLDSLGLIKLSGYNYEPFCELYRLFFQKNLLIESNAIPWDKLKKENEKLQLLVNIDKLTQLANRKCFDETLEIEWERMTYIQEPLSLILADLDEFKFHNDTYGHQSGDNCLRQIAQAINSVIKNPDHLVARYGGEEFVLILPQVDAEAAIFIAEEIRETVKSLRIKIPELTKKNQLTNMISLTISLGIACIIPSGDFSLREFFEAADQALYQAKKLGRDRTILSSKFKFGYDE; encoded by the coding sequence ATGAAAAATAGCACTTATAGGCTAAGTTTATTTCAATATGTAAAGTTTTATTACGCTATTCAACATTTCTGGGAAATTGGTAGTAAAGTTAGTGCTTCAATTTATTTCGATAGTTATTTATTAGAGCAAATTAAAAGTCCATTAGTTTTAATTTTAAATGAAGTAGATTATGTTTTTCAACATCAACAAATAGCCCAGGATTTTTCACTTTTACTACGGAGTTGGCATGAACAAGGTAAACAAACTCTAGCTTGGCAAAAGGTTCGGTTAGTATTATTGCACTCCACTGAAGTTTATATCCCTTTAAATATCAATCAATCTCCGTTTAATGTTGGGTTGTCATTGAAATTACCAGAATTTACCATTGAGCAAGTCACAGAATTAGCTAGACGTTACAAACTAGATTGCTGTGATATTCAATCTGTGGAAAACTTAATGTATTGGGTAGGAGGACAGCCATATCTAATTCATCAGGCGTTATATTATATCCACCAGCAAAAAATTTCCTTAGAAGAACTATTAGATAATTGTACAAATGGTAAATGTATTTACAGCGGATATTTAAGAAATATACTCAATATATTGCTACAAGATGCAGAATTGTCTCAAGCATATAATCAAGTTGTCAATTCCCCAAATAGCAACATAAACTTGTCAGCGAATTTGGTTTATAAATTAGATAGTTTAGGGTTAATTAAATTAAGTGGCTATAATTATGAACCTTTTTGCGAACTGTATCGTTTATTTTTTCAAAAAAATTTACTAATAGAAAGTAATGCTATTCCGTGGGATAAATTAAAAAAAGAAAATGAAAAATTGCAATTGTTAGTTAATATTGATAAACTAACTCAACTTGCTAATCGTAAATGTTTTGATGAAACTTTGGAAATAGAATGGGAAAGAATGACATACATCCAAGAACCTCTATCTTTAATATTAGCAGATTTGGATGAATTTAAATTTCATAATGATACCTATGGACATCAAAGTGGTGATAATTGTTTACGTCAAATTGCTCAAGCAATTAATTCAGTAATTAAAAATCCAGATCATTTAGTTGCTCGTTATGGTGGTGAAGAATTTGTATTAATTTTGCCACAAGTTGACGCAGAAGCAGCTATATTCATTGCTGAAGAAATCAGAGAAACAGTAAAATCATTGAGAATTAAAATTCCTGAGTTAACAAAAAAAAATCAATTAACAAACATGATTAGCTTAACCATAAGCTTAGGAATTGCCTGTATCATTCCTTCAGGAGATTTTTCTTTAAGAGAATTTTTTGAAGCGGCTGATCAAGCACTTTATCAAGCTAAGAAATTAGGGCGCGATCGCACTATCTTAAGTTCTAAATTTAAATTTGGCTATGATGAATAA